In Bradyrhizobium sp. CCBAU 051011, the following are encoded in one genomic region:
- a CDS encoding glycoside hydrolase family 3 N-terminal domain-containing protein produces the protein MTVEAITMPIGELFILGFFGKIVPDWLKQFAMRYGLGGVILFDYSCQTRAYDNNIDSPGQVQRLCAEISALPSAPMVFIDQEGGLVRRLKEGRGFAPLPSAKEFNHLAPDRKRAILTTSFAEMRRLGIHYDFAPVIDVDYNPDNPNIGRIKRSYSADIAEVEANALLASEVARAQRVGLCLKHFPGIGGAMVDSHQEFMDISDALPPEQEELFYSLASKMFGDAVLVSHAIVRQWDRERPMTLSAAGLGRLRKRLPDSLLITDDMQMQGLQKALGTTEASLQSLKAGMDMLCIGNNLLDQEQEMAAVAEYIGESLRDGILSTSAIEQSIARVRKRKSLLTA, from the coding sequence ATGACAGTTGAGGCTATCACCATGCCCATCGGCGAGCTCTTCATCCTCGGCTTCTTCGGCAAGATCGTTCCGGACTGGCTGAAGCAATTCGCGATGCGCTACGGCCTCGGCGGTGTGATCCTGTTCGACTATTCCTGCCAGACGCGAGCATACGACAACAACATCGATTCACCGGGGCAGGTGCAGCGCCTCTGCGCGGAGATATCAGCGCTTCCTTCTGCGCCGATGGTGTTCATCGATCAGGAGGGCGGCCTGGTGCGGCGGTTGAAGGAGGGCCGCGGCTTTGCGCCATTGCCGAGCGCGAAGGAGTTCAACCATCTCGCGCCGGATCGAAAGCGCGCGATCCTCACCACGAGCTTTGCCGAGATGCGGCGGCTCGGCATCCACTATGATTTCGCGCCTGTCATCGACGTCGACTACAACCCCGACAATCCAAATATCGGCAGGATCAAGCGTTCCTATTCCGCAGATATCGCCGAGGTGGAAGCCAATGCGTTGCTGGCGAGCGAGGTGGCGCGGGCGCAGCGCGTCGGCCTGTGCCTCAAGCATTTTCCCGGCATCGGCGGCGCGATGGTGGATTCGCATCAGGAGTTCATGGATATTTCGGATGCGCTGCCACCGGAGCAGGAAGAGCTGTTCTATTCGCTCGCGTCAAAAATGTTCGGCGATGCGGTGCTGGTCAGCCATGCGATCGTCAGGCAATGGGATCGGGAACGCCCGATGACCCTGTCGGCGGCAGGGCTTGGTCGCTTGCGCAAGCGCCTTCCGGATTCGCTCCTGATCACCGACGACATGCAGATGCAGGGATTGCAGAAGGCTCTGGGCACGACAGAAGCCAGCCTGCAATCGCTCAAAGCGGGCATGGACATGCTCTGCATCGGCAACAACCTGCTCGATCAGGAACAGGAGATGGCCGCAGTCGCCGAGTACATCGGTGAAAGCCTGCGCGACGGAATCCTGTCCACGTCGGCGATAGAGCAATCCATCGCGCGGGTTCGCAAGCGGAAGTCGCTGTTGACGGCCTGA
- a CDS encoding serine hydrolase: MDAHVREIVTENLAPLATADHPGGVAAAAYVAGRIQFFNFGFADEAEKRPVTSDTLFNVASVRKLFEATLLALGVLHGELRLDDPVNKFIPELRGDYISRVTLGQLAAHTSGLLLATDHPPWPNASYSQAEFIDMLNAWTPHAGEEPGKQRIYTHAGYVLLQLALERRYGVPIRQLVESRILTPLGMHSTLMPERGRDNRAIMAPERLQKTVQGYSDQGTPIGAPGNQQSYFDFPGTGQMFSTARDLATFMAACIDGNAADPQLREALRMTQREAFHIDQQFGQAMAWENIALSGVDIVDKPGGLNNASAYVGLVPGRRIGLLLLANRGEFSHEIGRYHILPALAR; encoded by the coding sequence ATGGACGCGCACGTTAGAGAGATCGTGACGGAGAACCTTGCTCCGCTGGCGACGGCCGACCATCCAGGCGGCGTCGCGGCGGCCGCTTACGTCGCCGGTCGAATACAGTTCTTCAATTTCGGCTTTGCTGATGAGGCCGAGAAACGGCCCGTCACGTCGGACACGCTGTTCAATGTCGCGTCGGTGCGAAAGCTGTTTGAGGCCACACTGCTCGCGCTCGGCGTGCTCCACGGCGAGTTGAGGTTGGACGACCCCGTCAACAAATTCATCCCCGAATTGCGCGGCGACTATATCAGTCGGGTCACCCTTGGCCAGCTCGCTGCCCACACATCCGGTCTCTTGCTGGCGACAGATCATCCGCCGTGGCCAAACGCCTCGTACTCCCAGGCTGAATTCATCGACATGCTCAACGCCTGGACGCCGCACGCCGGCGAGGAGCCGGGCAAGCAGCGCATCTATACTCACGCGGGTTACGTCCTGCTCCAGCTGGCACTCGAGCGTCGCTATGGTGTTCCGATCCGACAACTTGTCGAAAGCCGTATTTTGACGCCGCTCGGCATGCATTCCACGCTGATGCCGGAACGCGGACGGGACAACCGTGCGATCATGGCTCCGGAACGATTGCAGAAAACCGTCCAGGGTTACTCCGACCAGGGCACGCCGATCGGCGCTCCCGGAAACCAGCAGAGCTATTTCGATTTTCCCGGCACCGGACAGATGTTCTCCACTGCCCGGGACCTCGCCACCTTCATGGCTGCCTGCATCGACGGCAACGCGGCCGACCCGCAGTTGCGCGAGGCCTTGCGAATGACCCAGCGCGAGGCGTTCCATATTGACCAGCAGTTCGGCCAAGCGATGGCCTGGGAAAATATTGCTCTTAGCGGAGTCGACATCGTCGACAAACCGGGCGGCCTCAACAATGCGTCAGCCTATGTAGGCCTGGTGCCGGGGAGAAGGATCGGGTTGCTTCTCCTGGCGAACCGCGGCGAATTTTCTCATGAGATCGGCCGCTATCACATCCTCCCGGCGTTAGCGCGATAG
- a CDS encoding tetratricopeptide repeat protein encodes MKRTVVVVACCLTVLTGLRTAAADSASDREMANRYEQAAQAGDDEAQFYLGALYSAGVGRSRSDQEAFRWFSRATDQGHAHAMLIVAGLHASGRGTPKDNVKAYSWAHIVASASKLDEDRNGARQLMSLLMKKMTSDEIGRAVVAARAWRAVRVAGMIRDSVKASNKASIIERAADDQPDPPAMAAPSPVPVPAPAAVQPAPAAAPAAAIAQPAPSNVTVSPASPKVTSASPAKSARRDDVRDLMDQVPTGLRKRFGF; translated from the coding sequence ATGAAACGGACAGTCGTCGTTGTTGCCTGCTGCCTCACTGTGCTGACCGGCCTCCGCACTGCTGCTGCCGACTCCGCGTCCGATCGGGAAATGGCCAATCGCTACGAGCAGGCGGCGCAGGCGGGCGATGACGAGGCGCAGTTCTATCTCGGTGCGCTCTATTCAGCGGGCGTCGGCCGCTCGCGCAGCGACCAGGAAGCATTTCGCTGGTTCTCACGCGCGACCGATCAGGGACATGCCCACGCCATGCTGATCGTTGCCGGCCTCCACGCCAGCGGGCGCGGCACACCGAAGGACAATGTAAAGGCCTATAGCTGGGCCCATATCGTAGCCTCTGCGAGCAAGCTCGACGAGGACCGCAACGGCGCGCGGCAACTGATGTCGCTGCTGATGAAGAAGATGACGAGCGACGAAATCGGCCGTGCTGTGGTGGCCGCAAGAGCCTGGCGCGCCGTCCGGGTCGCCGGCATGATCAGGGATTCGGTCAAGGCTTCGAACAAGGCTTCGATTATCGAAAGAGCTGCAGACGACCAGCCGGACCCACCCGCGATGGCTGCGCCTTCACCGGTACCGGTACCTGCACCCGCGGCCGTGCAGCCAGCGCCCGCAGCCGCGCCGGCGGCGGCGATCGCACAGCCGGCGCCATCCAACGTCACGGTATCGCCGGCATCTCCCAAGGTCACGTCGGCAAGTCCAGCGAAGAGCGCAAGGAGAGACGACGTTCGTGATCTGATGGACCAGGTTCCCACGGGCCTGCGCAAGCGGTTCGGCTTCTGA
- a CDS encoding efflux RND transporter periplasmic adaptor subunit yields MKLKHLIATGILTITAAGVGHYAYSHFLHAPLVTTSIASLAPVSEAVYGTGIVEPERWAKVVPLQRRRLVELCRCEGQVVKSGQILGRQDDAEERSALDQMEINRGQLERDLARAEKDRDKNDATRTEYEQRWTKLEEAKSRIVAQKVRLDSMVLRAPLDGMVLRRDGEVGEIAGPTDVLFVVGPPAPMQVVAEINEEEINRLAAGQKAFLRSEAFPGRALRAAVSQITPKGDPTRKTFRVYLRLPQDTPLRIGMSVEVNIIFREKQAAMVVPAEAVAGDAVQMVDDGRVKRVPVKVGIRGNRNIEIIGDVSRGTPVLSPARVDLADGARIRIDNSLTRAVEPAPASEPADQPDAAPATAAVAVANTGRSDPDDAVISAAMTAHIDSVVNDARRNMISNSR; encoded by the coding sequence ATGAAATTGAAACATCTCATCGCCACCGGCATTCTGACTATCACTGCGGCAGGGGTCGGCCATTACGCCTATTCCCATTTCCTTCATGCGCCACTGGTGACCACCAGCATTGCGAGCCTCGCGCCGGTTTCCGAAGCCGTTTACGGAACCGGCATCGTCGAGCCCGAGCGCTGGGCCAAGGTGGTGCCGCTGCAGCGCCGCCGGCTGGTCGAGCTGTGCCGATGCGAGGGACAGGTGGTCAAGTCCGGCCAGATCCTCGGCCGCCAGGACGACGCCGAGGAGCGCAGCGCGCTGGACCAGATGGAAATCAATCGGGGCCAGCTCGAGCGCGATCTGGCGCGCGCCGAGAAGGATCGCGACAAGAACGACGCCACGCGCACCGAATACGAGCAGCGCTGGACCAAGCTCGAGGAAGCAAAATCGCGGATCGTCGCGCAGAAGGTGCGGCTCGATTCGATGGTGCTGAGAGCTCCGCTCGACGGCATGGTGCTGCGGCGCGACGGCGAGGTCGGCGAGATCGCCGGCCCCACCGATGTCTTGTTCGTGGTGGGGCCGCCTGCTCCGATGCAGGTCGTTGCCGAGATCAATGAGGAGGAAATCAACCGCCTTGCGGCCGGTCAGAAGGCTTTTCTGCGAAGCGAGGCTTTCCCAGGAAGAGCCCTGCGCGCCGCGGTCTCCCAGATCACGCCCAAGGGCGACCCGACCCGCAAGACCTTCCGTGTCTATCTGCGGCTGCCGCAGGATACGCCGCTGCGGATCGGCATGTCGGTTGAGGTCAACATCATCTTCCGCGAGAAGCAGGCGGCCATGGTCGTGCCGGCAGAAGCCGTTGCGGGCGATGCGGTGCAGATGGTCGATGACGGCCGGGTCAAACGCGTGCCGGTGAAAGTCGGCATCCGCGGCAACCGCAACATCGAGATCATCGGCGACGTATCCAGGGGCACCCCGGTGCTTTCGCCCGCACGCGTGGACCTTGCTGACGGCGCCAGGATTCGCATCGACAACAGCTTGACCAGAGCCGTGGAGCCTGCGCCCGCGAGTGAACCGGCCGACCAGCCCGATGCAGCACCCGCCACTGCCGCTGTAGCCGTGGCGAATACAGGTCGGTCAGACCCCGATGACGCGGTGATTTCGGCAGCCATGACCGCCCACATCGACTCTGTCGTCAACGACGCCCGTCGCAACATGATCAGCAACAGCCGGTAG